In the bacterium genome, CTGAAAGGCAATTCCGAAGACGAAGGAAAAAGTTGCAAAGAAAACACTCGCAAGAAAAGCATTATCGTCTTCCGGCTTGGCAAAGCCCAGGAAGAATGCAACGAACAATATCACGAGCGGTAATTTAAAAATAAGTACCGTGTTAATGAACCAGTAACGAAAATCCTTCGGTGGTTCGGTGCCGGCCGGAGCCGATAAAATCAATGCCTTGCCACCACGCAAAATTTTCAGCGACCAGGCTTCACCATACCGCAATGTCTTCCAAGTATCCCCTAAGTCGAAATAGCTTTTGATTTCTTTACCCTCTCCGCGGCTATTGTAAATAGCAATGACCTCATCTCCCGGTTTTAGTCCTGCAAGATAACCGGCGGTAGGATTTCCCGTATAACGCTTTTCCTGGATGGACTTCACGTATAGATGGCCGTTTCGCACATCACCGAGAAAACCAATTTCTGCTTCATGCAGATATTCTTTGGAAAAAATACAGTAGATCTGGTGAGCGCGAAGTGAAAGTATGATCACAGCCAGGAGGATCAGGAAACCGAGCCGTTTGCTCATTTACTTTTTATACGCAGATACGCTGTTCGCCGTTCATTTCAATTCAAGGATGGCAAACACTAACCTCGACGGATCAGAGGAAAACGAGATCGGATCAGCCAGAATTTTCACCTGCACGCTGGTGCCGTCCTTACGACGAAAAGAAGTATCAAAATATTTGTCTTCACGAAAACGATGAGCATCGGGAGTAAGTTGGCCCAGGGGTTGTCCGATCATTTCGGTTGTTGAAAATCCAAGGATATCAGCAGCGGAGGGATTGCTGTAAAGGATCTCGCCTTTTCCGTCCGTAATGACAACGCCCAATTGCATCGCATCAATTGCTTTTCGAAATAGCTTCAATTCTTCTTCAGCTCGTTTCCGCCGAAGCGCATTCAGGATGGAGCGTTTCAACAACGTTGAGCTGATCTCTCCTTTGACTAGATAGTCCTGCGCTCCGCTTTCAATAATCGTCTGAACCGTGTCATGATCATCCAAGCCACTCATAACGATGACCGGAAGAAGCGGATACGCCTGGGACATTCTGTGAAAAGTATCAATCCCGCGGGAGTCCGGCAGAGTGAGGTCGAGCAGGACGATATCGAACCGCGTTTCAGCAAGATGTTTCAGCCCTTCTCCCAGCGTGGGATACGATTCCACCTCGAAATACGCATCCAGACTCTTGTGCAAAATCTCATGGATCAGAAACACATCGCTTTCGCTGTCATCGATCATCATCACTCGAACAAGATCAGACATAACGGTGACTCTATCATAACTTTTCTACATCGCGTGTGGCCAATGACGCGATTGACTTGAAGTGATGCGCGCATAGTTTTCAGAGAGGAACAAGGAGCAAATCGTATGGCAAATGTAACATTTAACACCACAAAAAAGAATGTAGGGAATCTTGAACGGTGGATCGCGACCATCGCCGGGTTGGCTTTAGCAGCATACGGGTTGAAGAAACGA is a window encoding:
- a CDS encoding response regulator, translated to MSDLVRVMMIDDSESDVFLIHEILHKSLDAYFEVESYPTLGEGLKHLAETRFDIVLLDLTLPDSRGIDTFHRMSQAYPLLPVIVMSGLDDHDTVQTIIESGAQDYLVKGEISSTLLKRSILNALRRKRAEEELKLFRKAIDAMQLGVVITDGKGEILYSNPSAADILGFSTTEMIGQPLGQLTPDAHRFREDKYFDTSFRRKDGTSVQVKILADPISFSSDPSRLVFAILELK